The Juglans regia cultivar Chandler chromosome 2, Walnut 2.0, whole genome shotgun sequence genome includes a window with the following:
- the LOC109003852 gene encoding short-chain dehydrogenase TIC 32 B, chloroplastic, whose translation MKETLRYLAGIAGPSGYGSNSTAEQVTEDSSCCVSSRLTAIITGATSGIGVETARVLAKRGVRVVIPARDLRRAAELKEEIQKESPHAEIILLEIDLSSLTSVKRFCTEFLSLELPLNILINNAGIFSQNLEFSEDKIEMTFATNYLGHFLITEMLLEKMVETADKTGIQGRIINVTSVIHSWVKRDEFSFNQMLNPKNYNGTLSYAQSKLANILHVKEMSRHLKARNARVTINAVHPGIVKTGIIRAHKGFITDSLYFIASKLLKSTSQGASTTCYVALSPQLEGVTGKYFEDCNESNCSSLANDESEAQKLLQRTRALINKQLGQPAA comes from the exons ATGAAGGAAACACTAAGGTACTTGGCAGGAATTGCAGGCCCAAGTGGTTATGGCTCAAACTCAACTGCAGAGCAAGTCACAGAAGATTCCTCTTGCTGTGTTTCTTCCCGTTTAACTGCAATAATCACTG GGGCAACGTCAGGGATTGGAGTTGAAACTGCAAGAGTCTTAGCAAAGAGAGGTGTGAGGGTCGTAATTCCAGCAAGGGATCTAAGGAGGGCAGCTGAATTGAAGGAGGAGATTCAAAAGGAGAGTCCTCACGCTGAGATCATATTGTTGGAGATTGATTTGAGCTCCTTAACTTCTGTAAAGAGATTTTGTACCGAGTTCTTGTCACTAGAGTTACCCCTTAACATTCTCAT aAACAATGCTGGAATATTCTCTCAGAATTTGGAGTTCTCTGAAGACAAAATCGAGATGACGTTTGCTACCAATTACTTGG gacattttttaataacagaAATGCTGCTGGAGAAAATGGTAGAAACAGCAGACAAGACAGGCATCCAAGGAAGAATAATAAATGTTACTTCTGTTATTCATAGCTGGGTGAAGAGAGATGAATTTTCCTTCAATCAAATGCTCAATCCAAAGAA CTATAATGGGACTCTATCATATGCTCAGTCAAAATTGGCTAACATATTGCATGTTAAGGAAATGTCAAGACACTTGAAG GCAAGGAATGCAAGGGTAACTATCAATGCAGTACATCCAGGCATTGTGAAGACAGGAATCATTAGAGCTCATAAGGGCTTTATAACAG ATTCTTTGTATTTCATTGCATCCAAGTTACTAAAGTCAACATCTCAG GGTGCATCCACCACATGCTATGTTGCTCTCAGCCCACAATTAGAAGGGGTGACAGGGAAATACTTTGAAGACTGCAATGAGAGTAACTGCTCAAGTCTAGCAAATGATGAATCTGAAGCACAAAAACTATTGCAGCGCACTCGAGCTCTGATTAACAAGCAATTAGGCCAACCAGCAGCTTAA
- the LOC109003853 gene encoding kinetochore protein SPC25 homolog, producing the protein METQAEDTVRRKMESLRLIYDGEIPIQQRKMDSLKASFRKSLELIGVTARETFQNHGKIGEVKAKLRLAEDDLVKALAVKTRKEAERMAKMDAIAAQKARVEELRRSVQEQRANRDEYAAIISQQFLALATFEDRSNKEVECKAETQDATLWYNRVLGFHVEGGHGVKFTFKNINKKNPNEKYSFTIRYAYDTYTLLDCDIHLNDTKELIHELNRTNGLFKFVRIMREKFQEAMAQEFLPQSTTSHQESSMISMSAPVLSVSTDGSESSDYRFQHGEGNRPKKVLHARVMKPDVLSPGSASSVRCSPRLKVYI; encoded by the exons ATGGAAACCCAAGCGGAGGACACTGTGAGGAGGAAGATGGAGTCGCTGCGATTGATCTACGACGGAGAGATACCGATTCAGCAGCGGAAGATGGATTCTCTAAAGGCTTCGTTTCGGAAATCCCTGGAATTGATCGGGGTTACAGCGCGGGAAACCTTCCAAAATCATG GAAAAATAGGGGAGGTTAAAGCTAAGCTGAGACTGGCGGAGGATGATTTGGTGAAAGCACTAGCAG TGAAGACCCGTAAAGAAGCTGAGAGGATGGCGAAAATGGATGCTATTGCTGCTCAAAAGGCAAGAGTAGAAGAGCTTAGAAGAAGCGTGCAAGAGCAGAGGGCTAATAGGGATGAATATGCCGCAATTATATCTCAACAATTTCTAG CTCTGGCAACATTTGAAGATAGGAGTAACAAAGAAGTTGAATGTAAAGCTGAAACACAAGATGCAACTTTGTGGTATAATAGAGTTCTTGGTTTCCATGTCGAAGGCGGACATG ggGTAAAATTTACTTTCAAGAACATTAATAAGAAAAACCCAAATGAGAAGTACTCTTTCACCATTCGATATGCATATGATACTTACACCT TGTTAGATTGTGATATACACTTGAATGACACCAAAGAGTTGATCCATGAATTGAACAGAACCAATGGTTTATTCAAATTTGTCAGAATCATGAGAGAGAAGTTTCAAGAAGCTATGGCTCAAG AGTTTTTGCCTCAATCAACTACTAGTCATCAAGAGTCTTCCATGATCTCTATGTCGGCTCCAGTTTTGTCCGTGTCTACTGATGGAAGCGAATCCAGTGACTACCGTTTTCAACATGGAGAAGGCAATAGACCTAAGAAAGTACTCCATGCAAGAGTGATGAAACCTGATGTTTTGTCTCCAGGATCAGCATCATCTGTTAGATGTTCCCCTCGTTTGAAG GTTTATATATGA
- the LOC109003854 gene encoding LRR receptor-like serine/threonine-protein kinase translates to MPVIPWTLFSFLTILSLSLPYYPFVALAVNLQGQALLSWKHSLNGSSEALSNWDPNDATPCGWFGITCNFNKELVGLELRYLDLLGELPSNFSSLLSLNKIVLTGTNLTGSIPKEIGILEGLSYLDLSDNALTGEIPSEICNLVKLQEIHLNSNRLEGSIPARIGSLRSLVQLFLYDNQLGGGIPSTIGNLKQLQVIRAGGNKNLQGPLPQEIGNCTDLVMLGLAETSISGFLPSSLGLLKKLETIAIYTALLSGQIPPELGDCTSLQNIYLYENSLTGSIPNKLGSLVNLQNLLLWQNSLVGTIPSELGNCKQLSVIDISMNSLTGSIPKTFGNLSSLQELQLSENQISGEIPAELGNCTELTHIELDNNQITGTIPSEFGNLRNLTMLFLWKNKLEGAIPSSISNCQNLQAVDLSQNSLTGNIPKGIFELKNLIKLLLLSNNLSGEIPSEIGDCSSLIRFRANKNKLTGAVPPQIGNLINLNFLDLGTNRLSGNIPQEISSCQNLTYLDLHSNSIAGNLPNSLSQLLSLQFIDFSDNSIEGTLSPSLGSLSSLTKLVLGQNRLSGTIPTQLGSLAKLQLLDLSGNELSGNIPASLGKIPALEIAMNLSWNQLSGEIPAEFADLDKLGILDLSHNRLSGDLRYLADLQNLVVLNISDNNFSGHVPDTSFFAKLPLSVLSGNPKLCFSANQCAAADKSRDSTRRRAEAARVAMIVLLCAACVLLLAALYIILVGAAKRRGDPGFGGAHECDLEGDGDVEMGLPWEVTLYQKLDLSIVDVAKSLTPGNIIGRGRSGVVYKVTILSGLTIAVKRFRTYEKLSAAAFSSEIATLARIRHRNIVRLLGWGANSKTKLLFYDYLPNGNLGALLHEESAAAGLMVVEWETRLKIALGVAEGLAYLHHDCVPAILHRDVKAHNILLGDRYEACLADFGLARLVEDDANSFSANPQFAGSYGYMAPEYGCMLKITEKSDVYSFGVVLLEIITGKKPVDPSFAEGEHVIQWVRGHLKSKKDPVEILDPKLHGHPDTQIQEMLQTLGISLLCTSNRAEDRPTMKDVAALLREIQHEPATVGAEAIKPNSNSLTKTETPSFSSSTSVTPAQFSLLRGSSHCSFAYSSSSAGYLSRNQ, encoded by the exons ATGCCTGTAATTCCATGGACCCTTTTCTCCTTTCTCACAATCCTTTCCCTTTCACTTCCCTACTACCCTTTTGTAGCTTTGGCTGTTAACCTACAAGGCCAAGCTCTTCTTTCATGGAAGCACAGCTTGAATGGATCATCTGAGGCCTTGAGCAATTGGGACCCAAATGATGCAACTCCGTGTGGGTGGTTTGGCATCACTTGCAACTTCAACAAGGAGCTTGTGGGATTGGAGTTGAGGTACTTGGATTTGTTGGGTGAACTTCCTTCAAACTTCAGTTCCTTGTTGTCCTTGAACAAGATTGTTCTCACCGGAACAAACCTCACCGGTTCAATCCCGAAAGAGATTGGCATCCTCGAGGGATTGAGCTACTTGGACTTGAGTGACAATGCCTTGACAGGTGAAATCCCAAGTGAGATTTGTAACTTGGTTAAGCTCCAAGAAATCCACCTCAATTCCAACCGGCTAGAGGGATCGATTCCGGCCCGAATTGGCAGCCTCAGGAGCTTGGTACAACTATTTCTCTATGACAACCAGCTCGGTGGTGGAATTCCCAGTACCATAGGCAACCTGAAGCAGCTTCAAGTAATCAGAGCTGGCGGGAATAAGAACCTTCAAGGCCCTCTACCCCAAGAAATCGGGAACTGCACTGATTTGGTAATGTTGGGCCTGGCCGAAACAAGCATATCGGGGTTCCTCCCATCAAGTCTCGGCCTCCTCAAGAAGCTCGAAACGATCGCAATCTACACTGCCCTTCTCTCCGGCCAAATTCCCCCTGAACTCGGCGACTGCACCTCTCTGCAGAACATCTACTTATACGAGAATTCCCTCACCGGCTCAATCCCAAACAAGCTCGGAAGCCTCGTAAATCTCCAAAACCTTCTGCTTTGGCAGAACAGCTTGGTTGGCACTATTCCATCGGAGCTGGGTAATTGCAAACAGTTGTCGGTTATCGATATCTCGATGAACTCGTTGACCGGAAGCATTCCGAAGACTTTCGGAAATTTATCATCGTTGCAGGAACTCCAACTAAGCGAGAACCAAATATCGGGAGAAATCCCAGCTGAGCTCGGAAACTGTACGGAACTCACACATATCGAGCTCGACAACAATCAGATAACTGGTACGATTCCGTCCGAATTCGGAAACCTTCGGAATCTAACAATGCTTTTCTTGTGGAAAAACAAGCTGGAGGGAGCTATACCGTCTTCGATTTCCAACTGTCAGAATCTCCAGGCCGTGGATTTGTCTCAAAACAGCTTGACGGGGAACATTCCGAAAGGGATCTTCGAGCTCAAGAACCTGATCAAGCTTTTGCTTCTCTCGAATAATTTATCAGGCGAAATTCCTTCCGAGATTGGCGACTGCTCATCGCTGATTCGGTTCCGAGCGAACAAGAACAAGCTGACTGGGGCTGTCCCGCCGCAGATAGGGAACTTGataaatctcaattttttgGATCTCGGGACGAATCGGCTCTCTGGAAACATACCCCAGGAGATCTCCAGCTGCCAGAATCTTACGTATCTTGACCTGCATTCCAATTCGATCGCCGGGAATCTGCCAAATAGCTTGAGCCAGCTTTTGTCGTTGCAGTTCATTGATTTCTCAGACAACTCGATTGAAGGGACGCTGAGCCCGAGTCTTGGATCGCTCAGTTCGCTCACCAAACTCGTTCTCGGGCAGAACCGGCTCTCCGGAACGATCCCGACTCAACTTGGTTCGCTCGCGAAGTTACAGTTACTGGACCTGAGTGGAAACGAACTGTCAGGGAATATCCCGGCTAGTTTGGGAAAGATCCCGGCGCTAGAGATTGCCATGAATTTGAGCTGGAACCAACTCTCCGGTGAGATTCCAGCTGAGTTCGCAGACTTGGACAAGCTGGGGATCTTAGATCTCTCTCACAACCGGCTGTCTGGTGACCTCCGCTATCTCGCGGATCTTCAGAATCTGGTGGTCCTCAATATATCGGACAACAACTTCTCGGGACACGTGCCGGACACCTCTTTCTTCGCGAAGCTACCGTTGAGCGTCCTCTCCGGAAATCCCAAGCTGTGCTTCTCAGCCAACCAGTGCGCCGCCGCCGACAAGAGCCGAGATTCCACCAGAAGACGCGCGGAGGCGGCGCGTGTGGCAATGATCGTGCTACTGTGTGCCGCATGCGTGCTGCTCCTGGCAGCGCTTTACATCATCCTCGTGGGAGCAGCGAAGAGACGCGGGGACCCAGGATTTGGTGGGGCCCACGAGTGCGACCTCGAAGGCGACGGCGACGTGGAGATGGGCCTGCCATGGGAGGTGACTCTGTACCAGAAACTAGACCTGTCGATTGTTGACGTGGCCAAATCCCTGACACCTGGCAACATAATCGGCCGCGGACGATCCGGTGTCGTTTACAAGGTAACTATCCTATCGGGCTTAACCATTGCCGTCAAAAGGTTCCGAACATATGAAAAGTTATCGGCGGCGGCATTTTCGTCGGAGATTGCCACTTTGGCAAGAATCCGACACCGAAACATAGTCCGATTATTGGGATGGGGTGCCAACAGCAAAACCAAGTTGCTTTTCTACGATTATCTACCCAACGGTAACTTAGGTGCACTGTTACACGAGGAGAGCGCAGCGGCAGGATTAATGGTGGTGGAATGGGAGACTCGGCTCAAGATAGCATTAGGGGTTGCAGAAGGGCTGGCCTACTTGCACCACGATTGCGTGCCGGCAATCTTGCACCGGGACGTGAAGGCGCACAACATTTTGCTGGGGGATCGGTACGAGGCTTGTTTAGCAGATTTCGGACTGGCAAGATTGGTGGAAGACGATGCCAATTCCTTCTCGGCTAACCCGCAATTCGCCGGCTCCTACGGCTACATGGCTCCTG AATATGGTTGCATGCTGAAAATCACTGAAAAGAGTGATGTGTATAGTTTTGGAGTGGTTCTCTTAGAGATCATAACTGGGAAGAAACCAGTAGATCCATCATTTGCTGAGGGAGAGCATGTTATTCAATGGGTTAGAGGTCATCTAAAGAGCAAGAAGGACCCAGTTGAGATCCTAGATCCCAAGCTTCACGGCCATCCAGACACACAAATACAAGAGATGCTGCAAACGTTAGGAATATCCTTGCTTTGTACAAGCAATCGTGCTGAAGACCGCCCCACAATGAAAGATGTGGCAGCATTATTAAGAGAGATTCAACACGAGCCGGCCACCGTGGGAGCCGAGGCCATCAAGCCAAATAGCAACTCCTTGACAAAAACTGAAACACCATCGTTTTCATCATCAACCTCAGTCACACCGGCTCAATTTTCGCTCCTCCGAGGGTCCTCTCATTGTTCATTCGCCTACTCATCTTCCTCAGCCGGTTATTTATCGAGAAATCAGTGA